In Tachysurus vachellii isolate PV-2020 chromosome 7, HZAU_Pvac_v1, whole genome shotgun sequence, the DNA window gatagagagagagagagagagagagagagagagagggaaacagaACTTGGGCACAGATCGATAAAAGCTATATCACAAtatatcacaaacacacaaacctagAAATGGTGCACAGGTCAATAAAGACTTTCCACAGTCTGAGATCATCTGCCTCAGTCACACCGGGAGGAATCGATGAAGAGTGATCTCACTCATgctgtcacactcacacacacacacacacacccaaacacacacacacacacactggtgcagCCTCTATCTCTAATCAACTCCTTTATCCCCAGGGGTGATGAAAATATTTTCCGGAGCTTACAGTTTCGGTTTCTGGAGCTTTTGGttcccaaaaaaaataaattaaaaaataataacgttctgaaaacttttttctttctttaaagatAGAAATCTATACATTTATAGATATTCCGACAACATGTTTACGTTtacaaacattaacacaaatattTGTGCTGGACAGGAATCTGTCCCTTTAAATCAGACACTGAAttgcaatattcattcattcattcactcactcactcactcactcatcttctaccgcttatccgaactacctcgggtcacggggagcctgtgcctatctcaggcgtcatcgggcatcaaggcagaatacaccctggatggagtgccaacccatcgcagggcacacacacacactcattcactcacacactcacacactacggacaattttccagagatgccaataaacctaccatgcatgtctttggaccgggggaggaaaccggagtacccggaggaaatccctgaggcacggggagaacatgcaaactccacacacacaaggcggaggcgggaatcgaaccctcaaccctggacctgaaccgtgctaaccactaagccaccatgcccctgaATTGCAATATGATGCAGCATAAAAAGAACtaagacacaaataaaaattaaataaatggcaCAGCATCAATATGGCGAtacacaaagaagaagaaggtgagcatccaaataaatgaaatagcagcttaataaagtgtattaCATTACAGTCAAGTTATTTCGCTAATAATATtagttcattatttatttctatatctgAATGAAGCATGGTGATGGCAGCACAACATTGAGAATGAGCCATGTGCTGATATCATTGATCGATTTTTTTTTCCGACGAACTTAAGGTCCGTTGCAGATCAAGGACCTTTGCAAAAGAACAATAAGtttatattattactaattattcATTGATTTCATTTAGGAAATGATTATAGATTCTAACACAACTCCAGAAAACACCAAACGCACCTTGACTGGCGTTGAAATTCTCATAAGGGTCATCCAGGGGGCAAGGGCTGTCGGAGGTAGGCGTCACTCCAGCCTCAGATGGCTCGAGTTCTTCTGAAAGCCCCGTCTCAGCCTGATCGGACAGCACCATGGCATAGGATCCGGACCCTGGTGTTCCACCTTCACCCTGAGAGCACACAAGTGGCTGCTCCTCTTCTTCCCTGACGTGACGGAGGGCAGTGTACGTCTCAGCCGTGGAGTCCAGCGGAGGGATGTCCCAGTACAGCAGAACCACAGCTAACTGGAGCACCAGCCACATGGCACACATGAAGAGCTGGAGAACATACCGGACAAGGGATAACAGATTCCTTCATTTCACTTCTGAATGACATGATAGAACCgatggctgtgtcccaaaccgtATACTAACGTACTAAATATTACACCAAAATAGAGCGTCAGCCATTTTaaacctctctcactcactcgttttctaccgataatccgaactacctcgggtcacggggagcctgtgcctatctcaggcgtcatcggacatcaaggcaggatacaccctggacggagtgccaacccattgcagggcacacacacacacactctcattcactcacgcactcacacactacgggcaattttccagagatgccaatcaacctaccatgcatgtctttggaccgggggaggaaaccggagtacccggaggaaacccccgaggcacggggagaacatgcaaactccacacacacaaggtggaggcgggaatcgaacccccaaccctggaggtgtgaggcaaacgtgctaaccactaagccaccgtgccccccatttaaAACCTATGGTTCTATTTTCTTTAACTATTTATTGTACAATTTGGGACAGAACCGATGAGGGTGCGCCTTTTTGATGTCATCTTCAGAATGTTTTGCACAACATTTCTCACTTTCTGGATCAtcacgaaaaaaaaaacgatcatttgaaaatgaattaaagaagaacatcatcttgttttgttttgtcttaccCCGGGGGCGGTGTACTTGTTCACGATGAACGGTCCCAATCGGAAATCACACAATCGCAGGAAAATGTTAAAAGCAGGTCCTAAAAACAACAAAGAGTATCATTGTTGAAGTAACCACACAAATATGACTCTTTTAAACAAGATGATCTCGTAAATCCTCACACACCAAGCGAGATTCACTAGTTTTCACCATCCAgtcagcaattttttttaacaataatcgGTCAATTCAGTTTCAACAAATCAAGATTACAGATGTTCTGAGAAGCTTTTTGTAAAACACTCATATtaatgaagcatggtggtggtggcatCATGTTAAAAATGACGCTGTTGCTGGTGATTGTGCCAAATTCCTTCCATTAAATGACGCTCCATATATGCGCAAGCGACTCGGACTGACCGATCAGGAGTCCGGCTTGGCGTGATGCCATCACAGCGGCGAACACTCCTGCTCGTTCTTCAGGAAGGGTGGTCCGCGTCAGGAAGCCAAAGATGGACGAACCTGCGCCGGCGCCAATACCTGggatcattttaaacacaagcCGTGTTGTACAACAGACATTTTGAAGATTCACCAAGACAAATGATGACAACTGAATCCGTGAGACTTTGCAGTTTATCGAGTGACCGTTCTCACCTGCAACAAGGCGACTGGACAGTAGAAGCCATTTTGAGTAGCCTATGAAGTACATGAAGTTCCCTACAGGAAGAAATAGTTCTTTGTGTTCAGTAAAAACTAGCATGTAAGGAACGTGCTGTTGCAGGAAACTCATCAACAGCAGAGTGGCGTGATGTGGCTCAATATAACATAGACTTACAGTCACCATCCTTAAAGTTGAGTATTTTTCAATTGTTCCTGTGAAACCACAAAGTGCAAAGTTTTGAAAAGTCATCCATGCTGACAGACACCGGAGACTCTTCAGAAATGCGATGCACTAAATGTCTCACTTGACTTCTGTCAACATTCGTTTCCTTCTTAGTCCTAGGTTATGTGGCGCATCTGCCTTACAAATcacggttactatagaaacatcaATACAAGCaatcaaatactgtaaatgttggCAGTTTGCTATGGTATTAGAGGAATACAACACTTCATGACAGGGGAGGTTCTAGGCCTTCTTTAGGGTGTCTCCAGCctcctgtctgtgatctcagccaccctaaaactaaaagtataacttttactttcagaaataaacaataaaaattacattaaaatgcaggacgtgttgtcgatgggaaagaaaacgATTTATcaagtttgatccaagagcgatttttttttactttgcttttacgcgcctGCGTtatagtctttcaaaagtgcgtcatcatctgctttatttgaccggagaagcacagggacgcgcagcgtgcacacgcagtcagagctggaggcgtttatctataacgttaatcggcggaaagccgcaaagacggcaaccaaaagcagtgaaatgtcactattcttattaccagagttgtagcagaaacaaaatattaatgcaaacaatccattcaatactaaataaaaataacatttattgatttggtctttgtcttgtgaatattagtttattaatgactgcattcattagacacactgtttgtagagaatgcacacatacatgaactgatctgattcaagaccgacatcattacatcatgcataaaattttggtgtccacttttgccattttaaataacaccataacttttggcttactatgtagtcatataatatataatataaaactcttcttgttttcaattctcactgagggctaaaaacccctctaaagatgagaccctagaaccgcccctgcttcATTATGCTGTTTACTGAAAAGAATAAAGATTAAGGGCCTCTAACTAACGGCGACTCctcttcatcacaccacactggtgttgattattttccccatAACACTTCAGGTATCATGTGCTAGTGTGTGGAGATAGCACAGTTCTGTCCTGGCTTTTTCGCTCAATGCTTACCTACAATCTCAAATAGGTTAGAGAaaagaatgatggtttttgtaGTGCGGGTTTTATCGGACCAGCGTCCGAATATCGGCCCCGTCACGAGTCCGCTGAAGCTAAACGCGGACAGACCGAGCCCAAGGAAATACGGCGGAGCTTCGAGAATCTGAAGATACCTCCAGATAGTGGGGAGGATAACAGctttgagagaaaaagagacagacagagaaagagacagagagagagagagtcataaTAGTCGTACATCATAATCACATAATTCATTATAACCTGGTTGATGACAatcaagtgcaaaagtttgtacaccccctccacacacacacacactgtacagattCATTGTGGTATATTGAGAACTTAGGAgtcacacagaccacaccttttttgttttgtttgtttgtttgattaacAGCGCTACAGGCCACAGGCcacaccttttttgtttttgtttgtttgtttgattaacAGCGCTACAGGCCACAGGCcacaccttttttgtttttgtttgtttgtttgattaacAGCGCTACAGGccacaggccacaccccttccGTTAATCTGCCAGGTGCGGAGTCTATACTTCCTTCAGTGGAACCAGAAGGTTAATAGACTAAGCCACATTTCCTGGAACTGACACTGAAGCCACGCCCTCTTCTTTATGTCAGGAGGACACGCCTCATTCCCGTTggttttattacacattatttaataaatgtcatCAAAGAATAGATtaaaagaaacaggaaataGTCTTattatactaattattattattattagaatctAATATAACATTGTGGATTTTTTTCAGAATCTGGAgaagtgtgacacacacacacacttgcttcaTATTCAATCCACAAACATATTCTCTACATATCCAAACACAGCCACTCACCATATTCAATACCACTCAGGAAAAACAGCAGCCCAATGGTGACAAAAGAAAGTTTCCTCTTACGCCTGTAATCCATCGGTACGACTTACAACAacggtgcttttttttttcaccccgAGCGTCTTCACGGCCCCATTTTTCATCCCAGCTTTGAGGAAACACTCCAAACGAGAGACGTGACGTTCTCACTTAAAACCTTTCTCCCACATGGAGACCGTTTGGATTCATCCGTCTGTGCTCTACTGTTGATCTTTCAATCAGCTTTACACACAGgatttagaataaaaacagGCAGATTTTCacttctttataaaaaataaaaaaataaaataaagccacCTTTATCCAGGAGGCATTTCAGTCCCGGCTAACCTGATCGCCTCCTGCATAGGGTCAAAGTTTCTGAAACTGTACACTGACCAGTAGCAAAGTCTATGTATTATTAATGTCTGTGAAATAAAGATGAGTTGGAATCTGAttccgttaaaaaaaaaaaaaaagtggctttGAAGTTCAGGGCAATTTGTGGAAAGATGAACAGCTTATTAGCTTCCAAATGAGCCTCGTTATATGAGTCTAGCttgttatctcttaacattagtgttcattcattcaagcGTTATTCTTTTCTGAACACATGCTCaagtgatttattccttttGCACCACAGGAATTAaaatttcttatatatatatatatatatatatatatatatatatatatatatatatatacgtatatatatatatatatatacgtatatatatatatatatatacgtatatatatatatatatatacgtatatatatatatattattccttTTCTTCCATCTCTTAGATATGGCGGTCTCTTATCTcttatctctctttatctcttatctctaaaaggaaaaaaaattggttCACTTGAAAAGTGGGTGGTAGAGTGAAAaatattctataaataaatgctgtaaaattcCTGAATAATATCCTCAGGTTCTTACACTGAACATTTTCAAAAGCAGGCCTGTTGATTGACTTGCATGCGAGTAGGCCCTTTAGCCTCAGGACATAATGCGACACAGGTGAGCTACATCGTATTATGAATGTTTCCACATTTTTAACATTGGCGTTTCGTGAATAATAGATGCTATTTTGAATTGGGAGCTCGTTCATTATTCATGCGCGGACATGATAAAGTGTGGTTTTAACGCCGTATGAGTTCAGTCCTCCAGTCAGACGACTTTAATGAAAAAATCCATGCGTAAACGTGCGATGCCTCGGagaaaacacagaacacactttaTGGGGTAAGATGTTCAGTTACAGTCGATTGTTTATAGAGTCATAAgatttttgtgtattgtgtatttggttgggggggcacggtggcttcgtggttagcacgttcgcctcacacctccagggttgggggttcgattcccgcctccgccttgtgtgtgtggagtttgcatgttccctccgtgcctcgggggtttcctccggatactccggtttcctcccctggtccaaagacatgcatggtaggttgattggcgtctctggaaaaaattgtccgtagtgtgtgattgcgtgagtgaatgagagtgtgtgtgtgtgtgtgccctgcgatgggttggcactctgtccagggtgtatcctgccttgatgcccgatgacgcctgagataggcacaggctccccgttcggataagcggtagaaattgagtgagtgagtgagtgagagtgagagagtgtatttGGTTGCATCCAGATATTCACAAAcaatttgttttgagtgaacgtAATGCTAATATTAGTGCTACTGTGAAGTTTGAGGTAAAGCGTGAGGGTTTTAGttggtaaataaaaaacaaaagcagtagGAGGATGACGTACTGTAGGATGATCCAAAACTCACGCGACAGCTACAAATACGTTTGGCCAaaccaaactaaacaaaaatctggAGCCCAGTGATTGATGGCATGACAGTTATCTATCATTAGAGGATCCATCCTGTATAATCTGACATGGAGAACATGTCGGCCTGTTCCCTGAGAAACTAACCAGGAAAATCACAGCAGTCTAAAACTGGCTCAAGTCCACTAACAAGTACAGCATAGTCAGAAATCATTCAGAATAAACTCTGTTATTTTTTTGAAATAATAACTGAAAATCTGTAGAGTTTTTGATAAATAATGTATCTCCTGCTAGTGTACTCAGACTTGGAAGCCCCACTGTACGAATACACATCCAGCTGAAATAATGGTCCCATTGGATATAATTATTATGTTGCCTGCCGGTGGCGGTTCCTATAGAAACCCCTGCCTGGGGCATTAGATCTCAGAAGGcaggcctgtttt includes these proteins:
- the mfsd8l2 gene encoding major facilitator superfamily domain-containing protein 8 — translated: MDYRRKRKLSFVTIGLLFFLSGIEYAVILPTIWRYLQILEAPPYFLGLGLSAFSFSGLVTGPIFGRWSDKTRTTKTIILFSNLFEIVGNFMYFIGYSKWLLLSSRLVAGIGAGAGSSIFGFLTRTTLPEERAGVFAAVMASRQAGLLIGPAFNIFLRLCDFRLGPFIVNKYTAPGLFMCAMWLVLQLAVVLLYWDIPPLDSTAETYTALRHVREEEEQPLVCSQGEGGTPGSGSYAMVLSDQAETGLSEELEPSEAGVTPTSDSPCPLDDPYENFNASQEFLKEEVVVLLTAQFITLFNQTALETMVTPMTQKYFGFGELGNSVMYGLCGVEVIAGFFLVRWLSCVLKDRVLLAAGLLVSCVACVWCLVFLANPKGGFALELTEFIIGVFLQLLGLPFVAVSQVSLFSKVTAEKTQGFSQGVRRSVGGLATILGPLWAGGLTGNLYVMLGMMLFLLTLIMIMMALSYDKLVEPPVVQHANDSESEG